The genomic stretch TCTGGCTCAAAACAGTGCCATTGCTTCTGGTGCTGAGGCAGCGATTATTCCTGAAGATCGTACGGATGTGGATCAATTGGAGAAATTTATCGGGCGCGGTTTTCGTAAGACAAAGAATAGCAGTATTGTTATTGTTTCCGAGAGTCCGAAAGACGGAGGTGCCATGCATTATGCAGAGCGTGTCAAGAAAGAATATCCTCAATATGATGTGCGTGTTACCATTTTAGGGCATTTGCAACGTGGAGGTTCGCCTAGTGCTTATGACCGTATTCTTGCCAGCCGTCTGGGGGCGGGAGCTATTGATGCCATATTGGAAGGGCAGCGCAACGTGATGATTGGCATTCATAACGATGAGGTGGTATATGTACCTTTTTCTGAGGCAATTAAAAAAGACAAGCCCCTTGATAAATCGCTTATCAAGGTGCTTGATGAATTATCTATTTAATGAAAATAATCATGAAAGGAGAAGCGGAAGTAATTCTTCTGCTTTTTCTATGATATGTGCCGGATGTAAGGCTTCCAATTCTGTGCGCGGCCGGAATCCCCATGCCACACCTATAGCTGTTACTCCGGCATGATGCGCTGTTTGCATATCTACATTAGAATCACCTACATAAAGTATATCTTCCTGTTTGACTCCTGCTTTTGTCATGATTTCGTTTATGATGGATGGATCGGGTTTTGCGGGGATACCTTCGCGTTGTCCCAGTACTTCCACAAAGTTTATTTCTGGAAAATAGTGTGCTATTAACTTTCGGGTAGCTGCTTGGTATTTATTGGAGGCGACCGCTATCATGATCCCTTGCTGTTGCAGTGTTTTTAATAATTCGGAGATACCGGGATAAGGGCGGCTTAAATCGGCATTGTGCTCATCATAATAAGGGATGAATTGTGAACGTATCTTTAATACATTCTCTTCCGTACGCTCCCCTTCAGGCAGAGCACGCTCAAATAATTTATTGATTCCGTTTCCTACAAAAAAACGGTATGCTTCCATTTCATGTGTAGGATAGCCATAATACTGTAAGGCTTGGTTGGTGGCGGCAGCTAGGTCGGCAATAGTGTTCAGTAATGTGCCGTCCAGGTCGAATATTACAAGTTTCTTCATATTTGTACTTCTTTTATCGGTGCAAAGTTACTATTTTTGTATGCAAACTAATAATAATGCTTATGAACTTTCTAGAATTAGTGAAGGCGCGCTACTCTGCACGCAAATATGCCAATCGTCCTATTGAGGCTGAAAAGTTGGATTATATCATGGAATGTGTACGTTTTGCACCGTCTGCAGTTAATTTTCAACCATGGCGTTTCCGTATTGTTACAGATGAGGCCGTACTGAAAACGTTGTATTCATGTTATAAACGGGAATGGCTTGCTACGGCTCCTTGTATCATTGTGGCTTGTGTGAATCATAATGAGTCTTGGCATCGGCGTGCCGATAATAAGGATCACGCTGATATTGACATTGCTATTGCAGTAGAACATCTTTGTCTGGCTGCTGCCGAACAAGGACTGGGTACTTGTTGGGTTTGTAATTTTGACACTCCGCGATGCAGTGAGGTTTTGGGATTGCCTGAAAATTTGGAACCGGCCGTCTTGATTCCGGTCGGTTATGCGGAGGATGAACCCACAGAAAAGAAGCGGAAACCATTAAATGAAATCCTTCTTTAAAAAATCACAAAAACACCTTTCGGAGTGCCATCGGGCAGGCAGATTTAATTTCCTTTTACAGTGGACGAAGGTACTATTAATCTCTTGGCCTGATGACTGTTCCGGATTTTAAGCTCATTCTTTTTAGTCTCTTCTTATTTTCTGATAATTTTGCATATTTTGTATTCCATTTATGATAGAAGTAAAGCCGAAATGGCTAAATTTGAGCACTTTTTAGGCTTTGAATAACCTATGAGTGTAGTAAGTACTATTAATAACACTAAAAATTATGGAGAACATAGGAGTTGGATTGATGTTGATGGTGGTCGGTATGGCGACTGTCTTTGTCATTCTCCTCATCGTTATCTATCTAAGCAAGTACCTTATTACTGTTGTCAACAAAGTGGCTCCCGAAGAAGCTCCTAAAAAAGCACCTGCTGTAGCACCTACGGCAGATACTGGTG from Phocaeicola dorei encodes the following:
- a CDS encoding HAD family hydrolase, whose translation is MKKLVIFDLDGTLLNTIADLAAATNQALQYYGYPTHEMEAYRFFVGNGINKLFERALPEGERTEENVLKIRSQFIPYYDEHNADLSRPYPGISELLKTLQQQGIMIAVASNKYQAATRKLIAHYFPEINFVEVLGQREGIPAKPDPSIINEIMTKAGVKQEDILYVGDSNVDMQTAHHAGVTAIGVAWGFRPRTELEALHPAHIIEKAEELLPLLLS
- a CDS encoding nitroreductase family protein yields the protein MNFLELVKARYSARKYANRPIEAEKLDYIMECVRFAPSAVNFQPWRFRIVTDEAVLKTLYSCYKREWLATAPCIIVACVNHNESWHRRADNKDHADIDIAIAVEHLCLAAAEQGLGTCWVCNFDTPRCSEVLGLPENLEPAVLIPVGYAEDEPTEKKRKPLNEILL
- a CDS encoding OadG family protein, which translates into the protein MENIGVGLMLMVVGMATVFVILLIVIYLSKYLITVVNKVAPEEAPKKAPAVAPTADTGAMDAIKAAVEILTAGKGQVIKIEKL